A stretch of the Zeugodacus cucurbitae isolate PBARC_wt_2022May chromosome 6, idZeuCucr1.2, whole genome shotgun sequence genome encodes the following:
- the LOC105221318 gene encoding 5-hydroxytryptamine receptor 2B isoform X1: MLGDIISPSIATWSTTTAHHFYSDLDAETPIVHGAASDLNAPLLNNYNIYNKVYSNATSMLFDVNETSAYQIVLNGTSGNLSTSSNSILLNLSDGGGGGDIDGFITFNGSAGVRNGSNIVDVFIGERNEFDDQQLDGIMDYGGGYRTRDPTVALVKMIVMCIVLGLLIFVTIIGNVFVIAAIILERNLQNMGNYLVVSLAVADLLVACLVMPLGAVYEISEGWILGPELCDIWTSCDVLCCTASILHLVAIAADRYWTVTNIDYSNVRTPGRVFCMIFSVWLTAFIISLAPLLGWKDPDYMQRIERQICMVSQDVGYQIFATCCTFYVPLLAILALYWNIYKIARRRIQRRIQQRPLSVPPNHNQKCSTASMQRKRKRLKICFGKAEQNAAAAAAAVTNNMETNVGNSLSISNMREETEYSTSNFDSKSHATEVTTASGEAEESQVSAIGEISTVSQEVASTAHQQQAIAITLTTSAQHLAIGATQQPTASKEATSNNKLLSSIPNPYHKLAKRRQMLEAKRERKAAQTLAIITGAFAICWLPFFVMALMLSLCKECHISAALTSLFLWLGYFNSTLNPIIYTIFNPEFRRAFQRILCGRKRTLPSRSGKI, encoded by the exons ATGCTGGGTGATATAATTTCACCGTCAATCGCGACTTGgagcacaacaacagcacaccACTTCTACAGCGACCTGGATGCTGAGACGCCTATAGTGCACGGCGCCGCTAGCGACCTGAATGCACCACTCCTGAACAACTACAACATCTACAACAAAGTGTACAGTAATGCCACATCAATGTTGTTCGACGTCAACGAAACGAGCGCATATCAAATCGTACTGAACGGGACGAGCGGCAACTTGAgcaccagcagcaacagcattTTATTGAACCTGAgcgacggcggcggcggcggcgacaTCGACGGTTTCATCACATTCAATGGCAGCGCGGGGGTGCGGAACGGCAGCAATATTGTCGATGTGTTTATCGGTGAGCGTAATGAGTTTGATGACCAGCAACTGGATGGCATTATGGACTATGGCGGCGGCTACCGGACAAGGGATCCGACGGTGGCGCTGGTGAAAATGATTGTCATGTGCATTGTGCTGGGTCTGCTCATCTTCGTAACCATAATAG GCAATGTTTTTGTAATAGCGGCAATTATACTGGAGCGCAACCTACAGAATATGGGCAATTACTTGGTGGTCTCGCTGGCGGTGGCCGACCTGCTGGTGGCGTGCCTGGTCATGCCGCTCGGCGCAGTTTACGAG ATAAGCGAGGGTTGGATACTTGGCCCGGAGCTATGCGACATTTGGACTTCGTGCGATGTGCTCTGCTGCACAGCGTCCATACTGCATCTGGTGGCGATTGCAGCCGACAG ATACTGGACCGTGACGAATATAGATTACAGCAACGTGCGCACTCCCGGTCGCGTCTTCTGTATGATCTTTAGCGTTTGGCTTACCGCGTTCATAATCTCGTTGGCGCCATTACTCGGCTGGAAGGATCCCGATTACATGCAACGAATCGAAAGGCAGATATGCATGGTTTCACAGGATGTGGGATATCAG atttttgcaacatgttgcacattcTATGTGCCACTTTTGGCCATACTGGCACTCTACTGGAACATCTACAAAATCGCACGCAGACGCATCCAGCGGCGCATACAGCAACGCCCCCTCTCAGTGCCACCTAATCACAATCAG AAGTGCTCCACCGCTTCGATGCAGCGTAAGCGtaagcgcctaaaaatatgcttcgGTAAGGCGGAGCAGAAcgctgccgctgccgccgcTGCCGTCACCAATAACATGGAAACAAATGTCGGCAATTCGCTAAGCATCAGCAACATGCGCGAGGAAACGGAGTACAGCACCAGCAACTTCGACAGCAAGAGCCACGCAACCGAGGTGACAACGGCGTCCGGGGAGGCGGAAGAG TCTCAGGTCTCTGCTATTGGCGAAATCTCAACCGTCTCGCAAGAGGTGGCCAGCACCGCGCACCAGCAACAGGCGATCGCTATCACGCTAACCACATCCGCACAACACTTGGCTATCGGCGCAACCCAACAACCCACCGCCAGCAAGGAGGCCACCTCCAACAACAAGCTGCTCTCGAGCATACCAAATCCCTACCATAAGCTGGCTAAACGCCGCCAAATGCTCGAGGCGAAGCGCGAGCGCAAGGCAGCACAAACTTTGGCCATCATCACGGGCGCATTCGCCATCTGCTGGCTGCCCTTCTTCGTCATGGCGCTCATGTTGTCGCTCTGCAAGGAGTGCCACATAAGCGCAGCACTCACGTCTCTCTTCCTCTGGCTGGGCTACTTCAACTCGACGCTGAACCCGATCATCTACACCATCTTCAATCCGGAGTTCCGGCGCGCCTTCCAACGCATACTCTGCGGACGCAAACGCACGCTGCCCAGCCGCAGCGGGAAGATTTGA
- the LOC105221318 gene encoding 5-hydroxytryptamine receptor 2B isoform X2: protein MLGDIISPSIATWSTTTAHHFYSDLDAETPIVHGAASDLNAPLLNNYNIYNKVYSNATSMLFDVNETSAYQIVLNGTSGNLSTSSNSILLNLSDGGGGGDIDGFITFNGSAGVRNGSNIVDVFIGERNEFDDQQLDGIMDYGGGYRTRDPTVALVKMIVMCIVLGLLIFVTIIGNVFVIAAIILERNLQNMGNYLVVSLAVADLLVACLVMPLGAVYEISEGWILGPELCDIWTSCDVLCCTASILHLVAIAADRYWTVTNIDYSNVRTPGRVFCMIFSVWLTAFIISLAPLLGWKDPDYMQRIERQICMVSQDVGYQIFATCCTFYVPLLAILALYWNIYKIARRRIQRRIQQRPLSVPPNHNQCSTASMQRKRKRLKICFGKAEQNAAAAAAAVTNNMETNVGNSLSISNMREETEYSTSNFDSKSHATEVTTASGEAEESQVSAIGEISTVSQEVASTAHQQQAIAITLTTSAQHLAIGATQQPTASKEATSNNKLLSSIPNPYHKLAKRRQMLEAKRERKAAQTLAIITGAFAICWLPFFVMALMLSLCKECHISAALTSLFLWLGYFNSTLNPIIYTIFNPEFRRAFQRILCGRKRTLPSRSGKI, encoded by the exons ATGCTGGGTGATATAATTTCACCGTCAATCGCGACTTGgagcacaacaacagcacaccACTTCTACAGCGACCTGGATGCTGAGACGCCTATAGTGCACGGCGCCGCTAGCGACCTGAATGCACCACTCCTGAACAACTACAACATCTACAACAAAGTGTACAGTAATGCCACATCAATGTTGTTCGACGTCAACGAAACGAGCGCATATCAAATCGTACTGAACGGGACGAGCGGCAACTTGAgcaccagcagcaacagcattTTATTGAACCTGAgcgacggcggcggcggcggcgacaTCGACGGTTTCATCACATTCAATGGCAGCGCGGGGGTGCGGAACGGCAGCAATATTGTCGATGTGTTTATCGGTGAGCGTAATGAGTTTGATGACCAGCAACTGGATGGCATTATGGACTATGGCGGCGGCTACCGGACAAGGGATCCGACGGTGGCGCTGGTGAAAATGATTGTCATGTGCATTGTGCTGGGTCTGCTCATCTTCGTAACCATAATAG GCAATGTTTTTGTAATAGCGGCAATTATACTGGAGCGCAACCTACAGAATATGGGCAATTACTTGGTGGTCTCGCTGGCGGTGGCCGACCTGCTGGTGGCGTGCCTGGTCATGCCGCTCGGCGCAGTTTACGAG ATAAGCGAGGGTTGGATACTTGGCCCGGAGCTATGCGACATTTGGACTTCGTGCGATGTGCTCTGCTGCACAGCGTCCATACTGCATCTGGTGGCGATTGCAGCCGACAG ATACTGGACCGTGACGAATATAGATTACAGCAACGTGCGCACTCCCGGTCGCGTCTTCTGTATGATCTTTAGCGTTTGGCTTACCGCGTTCATAATCTCGTTGGCGCCATTACTCGGCTGGAAGGATCCCGATTACATGCAACGAATCGAAAGGCAGATATGCATGGTTTCACAGGATGTGGGATATCAG atttttgcaacatgttgcacattcTATGTGCCACTTTTGGCCATACTGGCACTCTACTGGAACATCTACAAAATCGCACGCAGACGCATCCAGCGGCGCATACAGCAACGCCCCCTCTCAGTGCCACCTAATCACAATCAG TGCTCCACCGCTTCGATGCAGCGTAAGCGtaagcgcctaaaaatatgcttcgGTAAGGCGGAGCAGAAcgctgccgctgccgccgcTGCCGTCACCAATAACATGGAAACAAATGTCGGCAATTCGCTAAGCATCAGCAACATGCGCGAGGAAACGGAGTACAGCACCAGCAACTTCGACAGCAAGAGCCACGCAACCGAGGTGACAACGGCGTCCGGGGAGGCGGAAGAG TCTCAGGTCTCTGCTATTGGCGAAATCTCAACCGTCTCGCAAGAGGTGGCCAGCACCGCGCACCAGCAACAGGCGATCGCTATCACGCTAACCACATCCGCACAACACTTGGCTATCGGCGCAACCCAACAACCCACCGCCAGCAAGGAGGCCACCTCCAACAACAAGCTGCTCTCGAGCATACCAAATCCCTACCATAAGCTGGCTAAACGCCGCCAAATGCTCGAGGCGAAGCGCGAGCGCAAGGCAGCACAAACTTTGGCCATCATCACGGGCGCATTCGCCATCTGCTGGCTGCCCTTCTTCGTCATGGCGCTCATGTTGTCGCTCTGCAAGGAGTGCCACATAAGCGCAGCACTCACGTCTCTCTTCCTCTGGCTGGGCTACTTCAACTCGACGCTGAACCCGATCATCTACACCATCTTCAATCCGGAGTTCCGGCGCGCCTTCCAACGCATACTCTGCGGACGCAAACGCACGCTGCCCAGCCGCAGCGGGAAGATTTGA